A part of Desulfofundulus salinus genomic DNA contains:
- a CDS encoding acyl-CoA dehydrogenase family protein has product MVSFQLTDEQTAIRDLARKFTQKEIVPVAAEYDEKAEMPWPVIQKAFEIGLWNLNIPEKYGGQGLDALTQVLIYEELAYGCLGIFGAFGGNALAVTPLLIAGTEEQKEKFLTPFCAKPSLAAFALTEPNAGSDVSNLATTATRKGDEYILNGTKCFITHGGIADLYTIFASTDKTKGTKGISAFLVPGNTPGLYMGKKEDKMGDRASHIGEVIIEEVRVPASNLLGREGEGFKIAMRTLDITRPSIGAAALGVARRAFEEALKYSKERVQFGKPISANQAIQFMLADMATGIECARALVWKAAWHIDQGKPNTMLSAMSKCYASDMAMKVTVDALQIFGGYGYMKDYPMEKLMRDVKITQIYEGTNQIQRMVIASQLLR; this is encoded by the coding sequence TTGGTAAGTTTTCAATTAACCGATGAACAAACAGCTATTAGGGACCTAGCGCGCAAATTTACCCAGAAAGAGATTGTGCCGGTGGCTGCAGAATATGACGAAAAGGCGGAGATGCCGTGGCCGGTTATTCAAAAGGCTTTTGAAATTGGTCTCTGGAACCTGAACATCCCTGAAAAATACGGGGGGCAGGGACTGGACGCGCTTACCCAGGTTCTAATTTACGAAGAGCTGGCCTACGGGTGCCTAGGCATTTTTGGCGCTTTTGGCGGTAACGCTCTAGCGGTCACACCTCTTTTAATTGCCGGTACCGAGGAACAGAAAGAAAAATTTCTGACTCCATTCTGCGCCAAGCCTTCGCTGGCCGCCTTTGCCCTAACCGAGCCCAACGCCGGTTCCGATGTATCCAATCTGGCCACCACGGCTACTCGCAAAGGCGACGAGTACATTTTGAACGGGACTAAGTGCTTCATTACCCACGGGGGGATAGCGGATCTTTACACCATCTTTGCGAGTACGGATAAAACCAAAGGCACCAAGGGTATCAGCGCTTTTCTGGTTCCAGGTAACACGCCGGGGTTGTATATGGGTAAAAAGGAAGATAAAATGGGCGACCGCGCTTCACATATTGGGGAGGTGATTATCGAGGAAGTACGGGTACCGGCTTCAAACCTCCTGGGGCGGGAAGGGGAAGGCTTTAAAATCGCCATGCGCACCTTGGATATTACCCGACCTAGTATCGGTGCCGCCGCCTTGGGTGTAGCCAGGCGGGCATTTGAAGAAGCTCTGAAATATTCAAAAGAGCGGGTTCAATTTGGCAAGCCCATCAGTGCTAACCAAGCCATCCAGTTCATGCTGGCCGATATGGCTACAGGCATCGAATGCGCCCGAGCCTTGGTGTGGAAGGCGGCTTGGCATATCGATCAGGGTAAACCTAATACCATGCTTTCGGCCATGTCTAAGTGTTACGCAAGTGATATGGCCATGAAGGTGACCGTGGACGCTTTGCAGATATTTGGCGGGTACGGTTATATGAAGGATTACCCGATGGAAAAGCTCATGCGTGATGTTAAAATAACGCAGATTTATGAAGGTACGAACCAGATTCAAAGGATGGTTATTGCCAGCCAGTTGCTCAGGTAG
- a CDS encoding fatty acid--CoA ligase: MIIPLTPLDFRRRALKLYPEKTAVVCGDKKFTYREFGIRTNKLANGLLDMGVKRGDRVAFISYNCHRLLEAYYGVLQAGAVLLPINIRFSPREIAYILNDSEATALFFNPDFIDLIKPIMINLKTVKNFVMLCDENESYDFDADNYEKMLARSSPNDPPELEIDENEMAELFYTSGTTGANPKGVMLTHRSLYLHGLGVIITHNLNDSDAMLHTIPLFHVNGWGTPQALTCMGGTHVMLKKFDPETICRLIEQEKITKIFLVHTMANMLMKYPGLNNHDFSSLKRIVLGGAPAPWQMIKEIEQRLKCECIAGYGLTETSPYLTSGALKSYLMNEPEEARWIRQARTGLEVVGVDLRVVNEQGEDVQRNDREVGEIIVRSNYVMQGYWKLPQETAKVIRDGWFYTGDMATVDKEGYVKIVDRKKDIIISGGENIASIEIERVLYEHPAIYECAVIGVPDEKWGEVPKAIVVLKEGYTAEEEELLKHCRERLAKFKVPKSIEFTDSLPKGGTGKILKRVIREKYWQGYEKRVY; encoded by the coding sequence ATGATTATACCCCTTACCCCTCTGGATTTTAGACGCAGAGCACTTAAGCTTTACCCTGAAAAGACTGCCGTGGTTTGTGGCGACAAAAAGTTTACCTACCGCGAATTTGGAATTCGTACCAACAAACTAGCTAACGGATTGTTGGACATGGGAGTAAAACGGGGAGATCGGGTTGCCTTTATTAGCTACAACTGCCACCGCCTGTTGGAAGCTTACTACGGTGTGTTACAGGCTGGAGCCGTTTTGTTGCCCATAAACATCAGATTTTCCCCCAGAGAGATAGCTTACATACTTAATGATTCGGAAGCAACGGCGCTGTTTTTTAACCCTGATTTCATTGATTTAATAAAACCGATCATGATTAATCTTAAAACGGTCAAAAATTTCGTGATGCTCTGCGACGAAAATGAATCTTATGACTTTGATGCTGACAATTATGAAAAGATGCTGGCCCGTTCATCACCTAATGATCCACCTGAACTGGAAATAGATGAAAATGAAATGGCCGAGCTTTTTTATACCAGCGGTACGACAGGAGCTAACCCAAAAGGTGTGATGCTTACTCACCGCTCGCTGTACCTCCACGGACTCGGTGTGATTATCACCCACAACCTCAACGACTCGGATGCCATGCTTCACACGATACCTCTTTTTCACGTAAACGGCTGGGGCACCCCCCAAGCGCTGACCTGTATGGGCGGTACCCACGTAATGTTGAAAAAATTCGACCCTGAAACCATCTGCCGGCTAATTGAGCAAGAGAAAATTACCAAGATATTCCTAGTTCATACTATGGCTAATATGTTAATGAAATACCCCGGGCTCAATAATCATGACTTTAGCAGCTTGAAAAGAATTGTGCTGGGCGGCGCGCCCGCTCCCTGGCAGATGATCAAAGAAATTGAGCAACGTTTGAAGTGCGAGTGCATTGCAGGGTACGGCTTAACGGAAACGTCACCTTATCTAACGTCGGGCGCCCTTAAAAGTTATCTCATGAATGAACCGGAGGAAGCAAGATGGATCAGACAGGCCAGGACAGGATTAGAAGTAGTCGGAGTAGATCTCAGGGTGGTAAATGAACAGGGTGAAGATGTACAACGAAATGATCGGGAAGTTGGAGAGATTATTGTAAGAAGTAACTACGTTATGCAGGGATACTGGAAACTTCCTCAAGAAACAGCTAAAGTAATCAGGGACGGGTGGTTTTATACCGGTGATATGGCCACTGTTGATAAAGAGGGCTATGTCAAGATTGTGGATCGGAAGAAGGATATCATCATCAGCGGCGGCGAGAATATCGCCAGCATCGAAATAGAACGGGTGTTATACGAACATCCGGCAATATACGAATGTGCCGTTATCGGTGTGCCGGATGAGAAGTGGGGTGAAGTTCCCAAGGCTATCGTAGTTTTAAAAGAAGGCTACACGGCTGAAGAAGAAGAGCTGTTGAAGCATTGTCGGGAGCGCTTGGCCAAGTTTAAAGTTCCTAAATCAATAGAGTTTACCGATAGCCTACCCAAAGGAGGCACCGGCAAAATTCTCAAGCGGGTAATACGGGAAAAGTACTGGCAGGGATATGAAAAAAGGGTGTATTGA
- a CDS encoding acyl-CoA dehydrogenase family protein, which translates to MLPVGTDGWQVLVSSAYQAIQFMLADVAISIENVRALLWRIAWQIDQG; encoded by the coding sequence ATGTTGCCAGTTGGAACTGATGGTTGGCAAGTACTTGTTTCTAGTGCATACCAGGCTATCCAGTTTATGTTGGCAGATGTGGCAATAAGTATTGAGAACGTCCGCGCGTTGCTCTGGAGGATCGCTTGGCAGATTGACCAAGGATAG
- a CDS encoding sodium:solute symporter family protein gives MNAVQVTVFIIYFILLIYFSRQGYKKAGTLDDFTVGGWSMGLVINVATFTATWVSAASVLGVPSMLYGVGFAAITGWFAGWFFANALMPILAYKIRRPEFPVRTVPEFMRLRYEPFAERSYIQIIASLTMIAGYLIYVTIQIKGLGMIIATLTGIPYEVGVFVFAFFILVTVFGGMWSVATTDLFNTVIIMIGLVIAAIAILPQVGGWSEMFARAMEISTPAVQGGKPTPPGGLLDPLGTFTLSAMIGIFISNSLGASVAPHWPTRLLAAKNLRTAILTPLISTFIIAIVFLCLMVLGIGGRVLVPTMPAGKQTDWVMPMLISQFMNPVIAGIMLAAIFAAALSTANAMTFHSALAITYDIIRNLSRKTINPQTLITMTKFTLVILGIVAIILALNPPAFIAMAAACVFGLFGGTFIAPMYLGLYWKKANKLGGYLGSIVGGLTYVITNYLITIKAMPGTIPAIVLAVAASTLCIVIAAYVSPPPPREAWEPYFEPEISENTRQVIFKAMKNISK, from the coding sequence GTGAATGCGGTGCAGGTTACGGTTTTTATCATATATTTTATTTTATTAATTTATTTCAGCAGGCAGGGGTATAAAAAAGCAGGTACCTTAGATGATTTCACGGTGGGCGGATGGAGTATGGGGTTGGTAATCAACGTGGCCACTTTTACCGCTACCTGGGTAAGCGCGGCATCCGTGCTGGGTGTCCCTAGCATGCTGTACGGTGTAGGTTTTGCCGCTATCACTGGCTGGTTTGCGGGCTGGTTTTTTGCGAACGCCCTTATGCCAATTTTAGCTTACAAAATAAGGAGACCGGAGTTTCCCGTCAGAACTGTTCCTGAGTTTATGAGATTGCGTTACGAACCCTTTGCAGAAAGAAGCTATATCCAGATTATTGCTTCTTTAACCATGATCGCTGGTTATTTAATTTATGTCACTATCCAGATTAAAGGATTAGGTATGATAATTGCTACGCTAACAGGTATACCATATGAAGTAGGCGTTTTCGTATTTGCATTTTTTATCCTGGTAACTGTTTTTGGCGGCATGTGGTCAGTAGCTACCACCGACCTATTTAACACCGTTATAATTATGATCGGCTTGGTCATTGCTGCCATAGCTATTTTACCTCAAGTTGGCGGCTGGTCCGAAATGTTTGCTAGGGCGATGGAAATTTCAACACCAGCCGTACAAGGAGGTAAACCTACACCACCAGGAGGCCTGCTGGATCCACTAGGTACCTTTACTCTTTCAGCCATGATCGGAATATTTATCTCTAACTCTTTGGGCGCCTCGGTGGCTCCCCACTGGCCTACGCGCCTACTTGCGGCCAAAAATTTGCGAACTGCCATCCTAACTCCTTTAATTTCAACGTTTATAATTGCAATTGTCTTTCTTTGCTTAATGGTTTTGGGTATCGGGGGTCGTGTACTTGTTCCCACTATGCCTGCCGGTAAACAAACAGACTGGGTTATGCCCATGTTGATTTCCCAGTTTATGAACCCCGTAATTGCCGGTATAATGCTGGCAGCAATATTTGCGGCAGCTCTTTCCACGGCCAACGCCATGACGTTCCATAGCGCTCTAGCAATAACCTATGACATAATTCGTAATTTAAGCCGTAAAACAATCAACCCACAAACTCTAATAACCATGACCAAATTTACGTTAGTCATCTTAGGCATTGTTGCGATTATTTTGGCTCTTAACCCTCCTGCATTTATAGCTATGGCTGCCGCGTGTGTTTTCGGCCTTTTCGGTGGGACTTTCATTGCCCCCATGTACCTGGGCCTGTACTGGAAAAAAGCCAATAAATTGGGAGGTTATCTAGGTTCCATAGTTGGTGGCTTAACTTATGTCATCACTAACTACCTGATCACAATCAAAGCGATGCCTGGCACAATTCCGGCAATCGTGCTGGCAGTGGCTGCATCCACTCTTTGCATCGTCATAGCCGCTTATGTTTCTCCGCCACCACCGAGAGAAGCCTGGGAACCTTATTTTGAGCCAGAAATCAGCGAAAATACCAGACAGGTTATCTTTAAGGCCATGAAAAACATATCCAAATAG
- the tnpA gene encoding IS66 family insertion sequence element accessory protein TnpA gives MTKAEREALWETRIAEYKMSGQSVREWCAAHEGISPRQLW, from the coding sequence ATGACCAAAGCCGAACGGGAAGCGCTATGGGAAACCCGAATAGCCGAATACAAGATGAGTGGGCAAAGCGTCAGAGAATGGTGCGCCGCCCATGAAGGCATCAGCCCCAGGCAGTTATGGTAG
- a CDS encoding helix-turn-helix domain-containing protein: MTIRDLAAVVNMTPEAISNLETSRCKVSLSNLRKLADALNVQIFHLGCFECLPEKTLG; the protein is encoded by the coding sequence ATGACTATAAGGGACCTGGCGGCAGTAGTAAATATGACACCGGAGGCTATTAGTAATCTCGAAACGAGTAGGTGTAAAGTCAGCCTCTCGAATTTGCGCAAATTAGCAGATGCCCTTAATGTACAAATATTTCACTTGGGCTGTTTCGAGTGTCTCCCGGAAAAAACTCTCGGATAA
- a CDS encoding methyl-accepting chemotaxis protein, whose product MLQLRKLEDLCDSEEEKALIKEIQRKLDDYRSVAGYLTTLKTQAIDYEAELKALPATGSNMARRMDLIGQLEDLQEEISSYLAEKHGVIDAALKAGQDFVSLQEKSLQSAVESNSVLVNKIEMVNYLAVGMAMLLGLLIAFCTGQLIARPVQMVEGGVSRIAAGDLSVADLKSSSRDEIGSLARSFNQMKQNLREIVQKVAEGARSIFHAASQLSESARQTSEGATSTASTISEIAAAVEDGAGNAGQVAQAAEKAAALAEEGQAKVERLVTQMESIEHSTNQVARAIAELGETSREISKIVEMITGIADQTNLLALNAAIEAARAGERGRGFAVVAEEVRKLADQSGDAAKDIYQLVQRIQERAAGTIANMEENARQVQAGNFIVREVGELFTGITETVRKLNNQIQEVAAATEQIAGNVQNVAGTTQEQTAAMEEVSAAAESLQKLAAELEEAAARFKI is encoded by the coding sequence GTGCTGCAGCTCAGGAAGCTGGAGGACCTTTGTGATTCGGAGGAGGAAAAAGCGCTGATCAAGGAGATCCAGCGCAAGCTGGATGATTACCGGTCAGTGGCGGGGTATTTAACAACCCTGAAAACGCAGGCGATCGACTATGAGGCGGAATTAAAAGCCCTCCCCGCCACCGGGAGCAATATGGCCAGAAGAATGGATTTAATCGGGCAACTGGAGGATCTTCAAGAAGAAATATCTTCCTATCTTGCGGAAAAGCACGGCGTGATAGATGCGGCGCTCAAGGCGGGCCAGGATTTTGTGAGTTTGCAGGAAAAATCCCTGCAGTCGGCGGTTGAAAGCAACAGCGTCCTGGTAAACAAGATAGAAATGGTGAACTACCTGGCCGTCGGCATGGCCATGCTTTTGGGCTTGCTAATCGCCTTTTGCACCGGACAGTTGATCGCCCGGCCCGTTCAGATGGTGGAGGGGGGCGTCTCCCGCATAGCCGCGGGTGATTTGTCCGTGGCCGACCTCAAAAGCAGCTCCCGGGACGAAATTGGTTCCCTGGCACGTTCGTTTAACCAGATGAAGCAAAACCTGCGGGAAATTGTCCAGAAGGTGGCCGAAGGAGCACGTTCCATTTTCCACGCCGCCAGCCAGCTGTCCGAGAGCGCCCGGCAGACCAGCGAGGGGGCCACCAGCACTGCTTCCACTATTTCCGAAATTGCCGCCGCCGTTGAAGACGGGGCCGGTAATGCCGGGCAGGTGGCGCAGGCCGCTGAAAAGGCGGCGGCTCTGGCCGAAGAGGGCCAGGCCAAAGTGGAAAGGCTGGTCACCCAGATGGAGAGCATCGAGCACTCGACCAACCAGGTGGCCAGGGCCATTGCCGAGTTGGGGGAGACCTCCCGGGAAATTTCGAAAATTGTCGAAATGATTACCGGCATTGCCGACCAGACCAACCTCCTGGCTTTGAACGCCGCCATCGAGGCGGCTCGGGCGGGCGAGCGGGGCCGGGGGTTTGCCGTGGTGGCGGAAGAAGTAAGAAAGCTGGCCGATCAGTCGGGCGACGCGGCGAAGGATATTTACCAGCTGGTGCAGCGGATTCAGGAAAGGGCCGCGGGCACTATTGCGAACATGGAGGAAAATGCCCGGCAGGTGCAGGCCGGTAATTTCATCGTCAGGGAAGTGGGGGAACTTTTTACCGGAATTACGGAAACAGTCCGGAAACTAAACAACCAGATTCAAGAGGTGGCGGCCGCCACCGAGCAAATCGCCGGCAACGTGCAAAATGTGGCCGGTACCACCCAGGAGCAAACGGCGGCCATGGAAGAGGTTTCAGCTGCGGCGGAGAGCCTGCAAAAACTTGCCGCTGAACTGGAAGAAGCGGCCGCCCGGTTTAAGATTTGA
- a CDS encoding DUF6485 family protein has protein sequence MECHVEKNKIQCTCTYEPCSRKGKCCECIAYHRKQNQLPGCFFPPDVERTYDRSIARFIQSYRG, from the coding sequence ATGGAATGCCATGTGGAAAAAAATAAAATTCAATGTACCTGCACTTATGAGCCCTGTTCCCGGAAAGGAAAGTGTTGTGAGTGTATTGCCTATCACCGTAAACAAAACCAGCTGCCCGGTTGTTTCTTCCCCCCGGATGTTGAAAGGACGTACGACCGTTCCATCGCCCGGTTTATTCAGTCTTACCGCGGTTAA
- a CDS encoding acylphosphatase: MLRKRVYISGKVQGVYFRVYTRDAAVKFGVTGWVRNLKDGRVEAIFEGEDGAVEQMLRWCWEGSPSSRVEKVEVIDEPYRGEFNDFTIAPTV, translated from the coding sequence TTGCTGCGCAAGCGCGTTTATATCAGCGGCAAAGTGCAGGGCGTGTACTTTCGTGTTTATACCCGGGATGCGGCCGTCAAATTTGGCGTAACCGGTTGGGTGCGTAACCTCAAAGACGGCCGGGTGGAGGCCATCTTTGAGGGCGAAGATGGGGCGGTAGAGCAAATGCTCCGCTGGTGCTGGGAAGGGTCGCCTTCTTCCCGGGTGGAAAAAGTAGAAGTGATCGATGAACCTTACCGGGGAGAATTCAATGATTTTACCATTGCTCCTACGGTCTAG
- a CDS encoding FAD-dependent oxidoreductase, which yields MDEKRKRILIIGGVAAGPKAAARARRCDPGAEITIVEEGSFLSYAGCGMPFYIGGMVEKHEELMATPAGVVRDVAFFRNVKDINVLTGTRAEAIDRKNKTVRVTNLATNETYDLPYDKLVLATGSKPVRPPIPGVDLAGVYTLGNLDEARAVRQAVEQVARRVVIIGGGLIGLELADVLGTKAEITIVEMMDHVLSTLLDPELSILVERVLRGKGVQLILGSRVERIEGDGNGAVARVVTTAGSFDADLVVVAAGVRPRVELAREAGLDLGETGAIKVNEYLQTSDPDIYAGGDCVENTHLISGRPVYTPMGSVANRHGRVIGDNVAGGRDTFPGVLGTAILKVFEMNIGRTGLSESEARRLGYNVQSFICPAPDRAHFYPGSKPIIIKLVADASTRKLLGAQILGPGDIGKRLDVAVAALSMGATVDQLASFDLAYAPPFSTALDPLTHAANCLRNKLDGRARSINPLEVKKRLAAGEDFVLLDVRTPAEFNEVRLPYPNVVFIPLGKLRERAKELPKDREIIVFCKVSLRGWEAQTILASLGFTNVSFFEGGIAAWPFELDTSPRQS from the coding sequence ATGGATGAAAAAAGAAAAAGAATATTGATTATCGGAGGCGTGGCAGCGGGGCCGAAAGCGGCTGCCCGGGCCAGGCGCTGCGACCCCGGGGCGGAAATAACTATTGTTGAAGAGGGAAGTTTCCTTTCCTATGCTGGTTGCGGCATGCCCTTTTACATTGGAGGCATGGTGGAAAAGCATGAGGAGCTGATGGCTACGCCGGCAGGGGTGGTGCGGGATGTGGCCTTTTTCCGCAATGTTAAGGATATTAACGTACTCACCGGTACCAGGGCCGAAGCCATCGACCGGAAAAATAAGACCGTCCGGGTGACCAATTTAGCCACCAATGAAACGTACGACCTCCCCTACGATAAGCTGGTTCTGGCTACCGGCAGCAAACCGGTCCGGCCGCCCATTCCCGGTGTGGATCTGGCCGGTGTATACACACTGGGGAATCTGGATGAAGCCCGGGCTGTTCGCCAGGCGGTTGAGCAGGTTGCCCGCCGGGTGGTCATTATTGGGGGCGGCTTGATTGGCCTGGAACTGGCCGATGTCCTGGGAACAAAAGCCGAGATCACCATCGTGGAGATGATGGACCACGTTTTATCAACCCTTTTAGACCCGGAGCTTTCCATCCTTGTGGAAAGGGTTCTGCGCGGCAAAGGTGTGCAATTAATCCTGGGCAGCAGGGTGGAACGCATTGAAGGTGATGGGAATGGTGCTGTGGCCCGGGTCGTCACCACCGCCGGTTCCTTTGACGCGGATCTGGTGGTTGTGGCGGCGGGGGTAAGGCCGCGGGTGGAACTGGCCCGGGAAGCGGGGCTCGATCTCGGTGAAACGGGAGCCATTAAAGTAAATGAGTATCTGCAGACTTCGGATCCGGATATCTATGCCGGCGGGGACTGCGTGGAAAACACCCACCTCATTTCCGGCCGGCCGGTATACACCCCCATGGGCTCTGTGGCGAACCGTCACGGCCGGGTAATTGGCGATAACGTGGCCGGAGGCCGGGACACTTTCCCCGGAGTTTTGGGAACAGCCATTCTCAAAGTTTTTGAAATGAATATCGGCCGTACGGGCCTTTCCGAAAGCGAAGCCCGCCGCCTGGGTTACAATGTACAGTCCTTTATCTGCCCTGCGCCCGACCGGGCCCATTTTTACCCGGGGAGCAAGCCCATTATCATCAAGCTGGTGGCCGATGCTTCCACCCGCAAGCTTCTGGGTGCCCAGATCCTGGGACCGGGGGATATTGGTAAACGTCTTGATGTGGCGGTGGCGGCCCTGAGCATGGGGGCAACGGTGGATCAGCTGGCCTCTTTTGACCTGGCTTATGCGCCGCCCTTCTCCACCGCCCTGGATCCCCTTACCCATGCCGCCAACTGCCTGCGCAACAAGCTTGACGGGCGGGCCAGATCCATCAATCCCCTGGAGGTGAAGAAACGCCTTGCGGCCGGGGAGGATTTTGTGCTTCTGGATGTGCGTACCCCGGCGGAGTTTAATGAAGTGCGCCTGCCCTATCCCAATGTGGTATTCATACCCCTGGGCAAGCTGCGGGAACGGGCTAAGGAACTGCCTAAGGACCGTGAAATCATTGTTTTCTGCAAGGTAAGCCTGCGGGGCTGGGAGGCCCAGACCATTCTGGCAAGCCTGGGCTTTACAAACGTAAGCTTCTTTGAAGGAGGCATTGCCGCCTGGCCCTTTGAGCTGGATACCAGCCCGCGCCAGTCATAA